One stretch of Croceibacterium atlanticum DNA includes these proteins:
- a CDS encoding MFS transporter: MLHAAISVRSLLVAILLMMTGAGYLATLITLRLQDSGAGALMIALVTTAYFGGLTIGSLRAPRIINRVGHIRAFSAFVSLFSATALIYTLVDEPVFWVLLRFIDGLSVAAVFICLESWLNERAEDRTRGTVLSAYMIALYLGQAAGQQLLNLSPGAPALPFLIASIPISLAVIPIALTRLTGPTVQEHLPISLRRLYHVSPLGSVGAVASGVMLGSFYGLGAAYGRRLGMSVSDTAAFMSVVIVGGVALQWPLGLLSDRFDRRRVIVATAAGCVVATLLLGFFTEHAIVYPIGALFGGLSFALYPLSVAHTNDHLDAAGRLSASGGLILIYSVGAACGPLVAGVAMEAVGPGGLFLWLAVCSLGVLGFALWRQITSEPVPADQQQSYQILPRTTPATAKLDVAAAAEQLDEAGSDPA; encoded by the coding sequence ATGTTGCACGCCGCAATCAGTGTAAGAAGCCTGCTTGTCGCCATCCTCCTGATGATGACCGGGGCGGGCTATCTGGCGACACTGATCACCTTGCGGTTGCAGGATTCCGGCGCCGGCGCGCTGATGATCGCACTGGTCACGACCGCCTATTTCGGCGGGCTCACCATCGGTTCGCTGCGGGCGCCGCGGATCATCAACCGGGTCGGGCATATCCGGGCCTTTTCCGCCTTCGTGTCGCTCTTTTCCGCCACGGCGCTGATATATACCCTGGTGGATGAACCTGTTTTCTGGGTCCTGCTACGTTTCATTGACGGGCTCAGCGTCGCCGCCGTTTTCATCTGCCTGGAAAGCTGGCTTAACGAACGGGCGGAAGACCGGACGCGTGGCACGGTTCTGTCCGCCTACATGATCGCGCTCTATCTGGGCCAGGCAGCGGGCCAGCAATTGCTGAACCTCTCGCCCGGGGCCCCGGCCCTGCCTTTCCTGATCGCCTCGATTCCGATTTCGCTGGCGGTCATCCCTATCGCGCTTACCCGTCTGACAGGCCCCACCGTGCAGGAACACCTGCCGATCTCGCTAAGACGGCTCTATCATGTCTCGCCGCTGGGATCGGTCGGTGCCGTCGCCAGCGGGGTGATGCTCGGCTCCTTCTACGGGCTGGGCGCCGCATATGGCCGCCGACTTGGCATGTCGGTCAGCGATACGGCCGCATTCATGAGCGTAGTGATCGTGGGCGGCGTGGCGCTGCAATGGCCGCTGGGCCTGCTGTCGGACCGTTTCGATCGGCGCCGGGTGATCGTGGCCACGGCGGCCGGCTGCGTTGTTGCCACGCTGCTTCTCGGCTTCTTCACTGAACATGCCATCGTCTATCCGATCGGCGCGCTGTTCGGGGGGCTGAGCTTCGCGCTCTACCCCCTGTCGGTTGCTCATACGAATGACCATCTGGATGCCGCCGGACGCCTTTCCGCAAGCGGCGGGCTTATTCTCATCTATTCCGTCGGTGCCGCATGCGGGCCATTGGTGGCCGGGGTTGCGATGGAGGCGGTGGGACCGGGCGGACTGTTCCTGTGGCTGGCCGTCTGCAGCCTGGGCGTCCTGGGTTTCGCCTTGTGGAGGCAGATCACCAGCGAGCCGGTTCCGGCCGACCAGCAGCAATCCTATCAGATCCTTCCCCGCACGACACCGGCCACGGCGAAGCTGGATGTTGCCGCCGCAGCGGAACAACTGGACGAGGCAGGCAGCGACCCGGCCTGA
- a CDS encoding GntR family transcriptional regulator: MTDAADELARRGPSGTEIADWIRAQIRNSRLVPGQRLVEVDIIRQTGGSRFKVREAFQRLAAEGLVDIEEYRGASVREASMEEVRQLYRARAALEGLCAADFTLHASEADKQKLQEIEQEMENCVDSGASERFGQLNHTWHTLLMRGASNNVIEGLVKRLNTPVHHLLFETFYRSDRLREAIADHRAILDAVMCGDAPGAEAAMRRHVENGHRFLSELDRAMHYRE; this comes from the coding sequence ATGACCGATGCAGCTGATGAACTGGCCCGCAGGGGGCCGAGCGGGACCGAAATTGCGGACTGGATACGCGCCCAGATCCGGAACAGCCGCCTTGTCCCGGGCCAACGGCTGGTAGAGGTGGACATCATCAGGCAGACCGGGGGCAGCCGCTTCAAGGTCCGCGAAGCCTTTCAGCGGCTCGCCGCAGAAGGCCTCGTCGATATAGAGGAATATCGCGGCGCTTCCGTTCGCGAAGCCTCAATGGAAGAAGTGCGCCAGCTTTATCGCGCGCGCGCCGCTCTTGAAGGCCTATGCGCGGCGGATTTCACGCTTCATGCAAGCGAAGCGGACAAGCAGAAATTGCAGGAAATCGAACAGGAGATGGAAAATTGCGTCGATAGCGGCGCGTCGGAGCGGTTCGGACAGTTGAACCACACGTGGCACACTCTGCTGATGAGAGGTGCCAGCAACAATGTGATCGAGGGGCTGGTCAAGCGGTTGAATACTCCGGTCCATCACCTCCTGTTCGAAACCTTTTACAGGAGCGACCGCTTGCGAGAAGCGATCGCAGACCATCGTGCGATCCTCGATGCAGTCATGTGCGGCGATGCGCCCGGCGCGGAGGCCGCCATGCGCCGCCATGTGGAGAACGGGCACAGGTTCCTCTCTGAACTCGACCGGGCGATGCATTATCGGGAATAG
- a CDS encoding TonB-dependent receptor plug domain-containing protein has translation MSRTAISKQSAKLLRTGSASAMAAASMVMFQPAMAQDNAEEETGTRNTIIVTGSRVSMGEAPVGATATVLGRDEIVESGAVTIDRVIKELPQNFDLGVSENSRGQAGGSGNITYGNSVNLRGIGPYATLVLIDGHRVVNNSRSTDPSVLPTLGVERVEIVANGASAIYGSDAVAGVVNLIPRRNLDGVEAFARYGFAEDGAFDEWSAGAAIGKTFSRGQVMVAFEHVERSNLSGDDRDFFVSDQRPFGGEDYRTARCAPGTLVIDGVNYALPAEYTQANADAITAGTANLCDNLTGQDLFPEQKYNSVNATGSFEITDWAELFVDGFYSKRKFRRLSAQPSARLTVPETNAFFVRPSGFTGSSYQIDYSFENEIPLTGTNGYAESWQISPGVRFQLPFGWELEALAAYGETHDFSGAYDGVNNAALNAALASSDPSAAFDPYGLGRTQQGVIDGIFNQIFLAPTDGQLTFYEAGASGPLFDLPGGEVRMAAGYERQEFDVDLGVARGAPDTPMSFRSFDRSVDSVYAELLLPIFGPGNAMPGFQALELTAAVRHDSYSDAGKTTNPQFGVNWTPVEGVKLRGSYGTSFRAPTIPEIYGNGSNLYVQNYQNPQGGAPIIGVAYGSGPNLDLGPETATTWSVGADLEPTENLRLSITYFDVEYDDQIAGNLSNLTILGQEDQYAGTGVILRGTAARDRVAELIADGKRVLGVLPGGSVDNVTLFIDGRSLNLGKSITRGIDFNVGYFMDLGPNDSLTLNASGTYLTEYKVSVAPAAPVLDQLNIIFQPLRFKARASVSWDHGPLTARVLATHVGGYKNNLVTPVEDVESFTPVDLTLTWRVGETFDGSLMEGLELIGEVRNLFDADPPYVNLAPNGNGSGGYDATAANPVGRQFAIGARIRF, from the coding sequence ATGTCGCGTACAGCGATTTCGAAGCAATCCGCGAAGCTTCTGCGTACCGGTTCAGCCTCCGCCATGGCGGCGGCCAGCATGGTCATGTTTCAACCTGCGATGGCGCAGGACAATGCCGAAGAAGAAACCGGCACCCGGAATACCATTATCGTCACCGGCAGCCGGGTGAGCATGGGCGAGGCGCCAGTGGGCGCCACCGCAACCGTGCTCGGCCGGGACGAGATCGTTGAATCAGGCGCCGTCACCATCGACAGGGTGATCAAGGAACTGCCGCAGAATTTCGACCTGGGCGTATCGGAGAATTCGCGCGGCCAGGCAGGCGGTTCCGGCAACATCACTTACGGCAACAGCGTCAACCTTCGCGGTATCGGGCCTTATGCCACGCTGGTGCTGATCGACGGGCATCGGGTAGTGAACAACAGCCGCTCAACCGACCCGTCCGTTCTGCCTACACTGGGCGTCGAACGGGTGGAAATCGTGGCCAACGGCGCCTCCGCCATTTACGGGTCGGATGCTGTGGCGGGCGTGGTGAATCTCATCCCCCGCCGCAATCTTGACGGCGTGGAGGCCTTTGCCCGCTACGGCTTTGCCGAAGACGGCGCGTTCGATGAATGGTCAGCGGGCGCTGCCATCGGCAAGACATTCAGCCGCGGCCAGGTAATGGTGGCGTTCGAGCATGTCGAACGGTCCAATCTCAGCGGGGATGACCGGGATTTCTTCGTTTCCGATCAGCGCCCGTTTGGCGGCGAGGATTACCGGACGGCCCGATGCGCGCCGGGCACGCTGGTAATCGATGGCGTGAACTACGCATTGCCTGCCGAATACACGCAGGCAAACGCGGATGCGATCACTGCCGGAACAGCCAATCTGTGCGACAATCTGACCGGTCAGGATCTGTTTCCCGAACAGAAATACAATTCGGTCAACGCCACCGGGTCATTCGAGATTACCGACTGGGCCGAACTGTTTGTCGACGGTTTCTATTCCAAACGGAAGTTCAGGAGGTTGAGCGCCCAGCCGTCCGCCCGGCTGACCGTGCCCGAAACCAACGCCTTCTTCGTTCGTCCTTCGGGCTTCACGGGAAGCAGTTACCAGATCGATTACAGCTTCGAGAACGAGATCCCGCTTACCGGCACGAATGGCTATGCCGAAAGTTGGCAGATATCGCCGGGTGTGCGTTTTCAACTGCCATTCGGCTGGGAGCTGGAAGCTCTGGCAGCCTATGGCGAAACCCATGATTTTTCGGGGGCCTATGACGGCGTGAACAATGCCGCGCTCAACGCGGCACTTGCCAGCAGCGATCCCTCCGCCGCCTTCGATCCCTACGGCCTCGGGCGAACGCAGCAGGGCGTGATCGATGGTATCTTCAACCAGATATTCCTCGCTCCGACGGATGGCCAGCTTACCTTCTACGAAGCGGGGGCCAGCGGTCCGCTTTTCGACCTGCCCGGCGGCGAGGTGCGGATGGCTGCAGGCTATGAACGGCAGGAATTCGATGTCGATCTCGGTGTGGCCAGAGGCGCGCCGGATACGCCGATGTCGTTCCGGTCGTTCGACCGCAGCGTGGATTCAGTCTATGCCGAATTGCTGCTACCCATCTTCGGCCCAGGCAATGCGATGCCCGGATTTCAGGCGCTGGAACTGACTGCGGCAGTCCGTCACGATAGCTACAGCGACGCCGGCAAGACGACCAATCCGCAATTCGGCGTCAACTGGACGCCGGTGGAAGGGGTGAAGCTTCGCGGGAGTTACGGCACTTCCTTCCGCGCGCCGACCATCCCCGAAATCTATGGCAACGGCTCCAATCTCTACGTCCAGAACTATCAGAACCCGCAAGGCGGAGCGCCCATTATCGGCGTGGCCTATGGGTCGGGACCGAACCTGGATCTGGGTCCGGAAACGGCAACCACATGGTCTGTCGGGGCCGATCTTGAACCCACAGAGAACCTGCGCCTTTCGATCACATATTTCGATGTCGAATATGACGATCAGATCGCCGGCAACCTGTCGAACCTGACGATCCTGGGACAGGAAGACCAATATGCCGGAACGGGCGTGATACTGCGCGGGACGGCGGCGCGCGATCGCGTGGCGGAACTGATTGCCGATGGCAAGCGGGTGCTGGGCGTGCTGCCCGGCGGCAGCGTGGACAATGTGACATTGTTCATCGACGGCCGATCGCTCAACCTTGGAAAATCGATAACGCGGGGGATAGATTTCAATGTCGGTTATTTCATGGATCTCGGGCCGAATGACAGCCTGACCCTGAACGCTTCCGGCACCTATCTCACCGAATATAAGGTTTCCGTCGCCCCTGCGGCGCCGGTGCTCGACCAGCTCAACATCATCTTCCAGCCCCTGCGCTTCAAGGCACGGGCTTCGGTATCGTGGGACCACGGCCCGTTGACCGCGCGCGTGCTTGCAACGCATGTTGGCGGGTACAAGAACAATCTCGTGACGCCGGTGGAAGACGTTGAATCCTTCACCCCCGTGGACCTGACGCTGACCTGGCGCGTGGGCGAAACTTTTGACGGTTCGCTGATGGAAGGGCTCGAACTGATCGGGGAAGTGCGCAATCTGTTCGATGCCGACCCGCCCTATGTCAATCTGGCGCCAAACGGCAATGGCAGCGGCGGCTATGACGCTACTGCTGCCAATCCGGTCGGCCGCCAGTTCGCGATCGGAGCGCGTATTCGCTTTTGA
- a CDS encoding CapA family protein translates to MKNNKVSIALVGDLVLDEPDADYWLAGIAPALQSADLAIGHLEVPHTACSQERAGDVPAPGAPPENLGAIARAGIGLVSTAGNHIGDCGAEGIDDTLEGLRLHGIRQAGCGANLRQARAPAIMEVRGVTIAMLSYNCVGPEFAWADERSAGCAFLPLGTRDGSPVSPRADLESVLPSALEILEEDMGQAREAAEVVLVALHKGVVHTPAKLAPYERPIAHAAIEAGADAVLSHHAHIVRGIEFHAGKPIFHGLGNGCVVTRALSPSQDHPQRREWAQKRREMFGFEPDPRYTLAPFHPEAVNAFIGTLAIGPDGDIAAGLIPVDVLPPGRPVLAKGRRAREIADYVEGITLKAGLPPIRIQDDGRIEAIS, encoded by the coding sequence ATGAAGAATAACAAAGTCAGCATAGCCCTGGTGGGGGATCTGGTTCTGGACGAACCGGACGCGGATTACTGGCTGGCGGGGATTGCACCTGCATTGCAGTCGGCGGATCTGGCGATTGGCCATCTGGAGGTTCCCCACACGGCCTGTTCGCAGGAACGGGCCGGCGATGTCCCGGCTCCCGGTGCGCCGCCGGAAAATCTGGGTGCGATCGCGCGTGCTGGCATAGGATTGGTGAGCACTGCCGGTAATCATATCGGCGACTGCGGCGCCGAGGGCATAGATGATACGCTGGAAGGCCTGCGGCTGCACGGCATCCGTCAGGCCGGGTGCGGCGCCAATCTGCGGCAGGCGCGGGCGCCAGCCATAATGGAAGTGCGGGGCGTCACGATCGCGATGCTCAGTTACAATTGCGTCGGGCCGGAATTTGCCTGGGCGGATGAACGTTCCGCGGGCTGCGCCTTCCTCCCACTCGGGACCAGGGACGGGTCACCCGTTTCTCCCCGGGCAGATCTCGAGAGCGTACTCCCATCCGCTCTCGAGATCTTGGAGGAAGATATGGGCCAGGCGCGTGAAGCGGCGGAGGTGGTGCTGGTGGCCTTGCACAAGGGCGTCGTTCACACGCCCGCAAAGCTTGCACCTTACGAGCGGCCAATAGCCCACGCCGCGATAGAGGCGGGGGCTGATGCCGTCCTGTCCCATCACGCGCATATCGTTCGCGGCATCGAATTTCATGCCGGCAAGCCGATATTTCACGGGCTCGGCAATGGATGCGTGGTGACACGGGCGCTCAGCCCTTCGCAGGATCACCCGCAACGCCGCGAATGGGCGCAAAAGCGCCGCGAGATGTTCGGGTTCGAGCCCGATCCGCGCTACACTCTGGCTCCTTTCCATCCGGAGGCGGTCAACGCCTTTATCGGCACTCTTGCCATAGGGCCGGACGGGGACATCGCAGCCGGCCTGATCCCCGTGGATGTGTTGCCACCTGGCCGCCCGGTGCTGGCAAAGGGCCGGCGCGCGCGGGAAATTGCGGATTATGTGGAAGGGATCACTCTCAAGGCTGGCCTGCCGCCGATCCGGATTCAGGACGACGGGCGGATCGAAGCGATCTCATGA
- a CDS encoding TRAP transporter small permease has translation MNRATKLAVWVGGIALLFATAIDTAAVIGRHIGVPLTGSIELMQAAVLVSGSIGIIVATAAQAHARVHLLVERLGGPLRQMADRLSDTITLLFCASLLAGSVWLSIDLWDAHETSEILGVPWRVLRLFANGALLVVCLTLAGRIFRKGRS, from the coding sequence ATGAACCGCGCTACCAAGCTTGCCGTCTGGGTCGGCGGGATTGCCCTCCTGTTCGCGACCGCCATTGATACAGCCGCAGTGATCGGCCGCCATATAGGCGTGCCGCTGACCGGTTCGATCGAACTGATGCAGGCGGCCGTTCTCGTGTCTGGTTCCATCGGCATCATTGTCGCCACGGCGGCACAAGCACATGCGCGGGTGCACCTTCTGGTGGAGCGGCTGGGCGGCCCACTACGCCAGATGGCCGATCGCCTCTCCGACACGATAACTTTGCTGTTCTGCGCGTCATTGCTGGCCGGGTCGGTCTGGCTTTCCATCGATCTCTGGGATGCGCATGAAACAAGCGAAATCCTGGGCGTTCCATGGCGCGTCCTGCGCCTGTTTGCGAATGGTGCCCTGCTGGTGGTCTGCCTGACCCTGGCCGGACGAATTTTCCGGAAAGGCCGGTCATGA
- a CDS encoding TRAP transporter large permease, whose product MIDTPGTGLIGLLVLFALLFAGGRIGAVLGIVGLGGLALVLGPEAALIKGGVVVVDTLTKYELGTLPLFLFMAHIFFSVDVSRDLFDAAAKLVGHRRGGLAYASIAGCAGFGAINGSSLATTATVGLVAYPEMKQRGYDDRLSTATIAAGGTLGQMIPPSGALIVYGIIAEQSIGRLFTAAIIPGITQALLYAAVVFLLVRARPQFAPAGDRVSWAERWQALGRIWEIGLLMLLVIGGIALGWISPPEAAAVGAAGALAIAAIRGKLSRETLFTAFAETLRTTGLIFLIVIGALIFSVFVGVTGLSDAIGEVVLGLGAGTFVTLLLIGLVLLLLGTVLDGLGLMLLMTPILLPIVEASGMTAIWFGIFLVRAMEVGFLTPPLGINLYVMQGVAKDISIANIFRGVMPFLASDVLHLLLLILFPAMVLWLPRLLGN is encoded by the coding sequence ATGATCGATACTCCCGGCACCGGGCTGATCGGCCTTCTTGTCCTCTTCGCCCTGCTGTTTGCAGGAGGGCGGATCGGCGCTGTTCTGGGCATTGTGGGGCTGGGCGGCCTGGCCCTGGTCCTCGGCCCGGAGGCTGCGCTGATAAAGGGTGGCGTGGTGGTGGTGGACACGCTCACCAAATATGAACTGGGAACGCTGCCCCTGTTCCTCTTCATGGCGCATATCTTCTTTTCGGTCGATGTCAGCCGGGATCTTTTCGATGCGGCGGCGAAGCTGGTCGGGCATCGGCGCGGCGGGCTCGCCTACGCCTCGATTGCCGGTTGCGCGGGCTTCGGCGCGATCAACGGGTCGAGCCTCGCCACCACGGCCACGGTCGGCCTCGTCGCCTATCCGGAGATGAAGCAGCGCGGATATGATGATCGCCTTTCCACTGCCACCATCGCGGCAGGCGGCACGCTGGGGCAAATGATCCCGCCATCGGGCGCGCTGATCGTCTATGGCATCATCGCCGAACAATCGATCGGCCGGCTGTTCACCGCCGCGATCATCCCCGGGATTACCCAGGCGCTTCTCTATGCTGCGGTTGTCTTCCTGCTGGTTCGGGCGCGTCCGCAATTTGCGCCGGCCGGTGACCGGGTTTCGTGGGCAGAGCGCTGGCAGGCGCTTGGCCGCATCTGGGAAATCGGCCTGCTGATGCTGCTGGTGATCGGCGGCATAGCCCTGGGCTGGATCAGTCCGCCGGAAGCCGCCGCCGTAGGGGCAGCCGGGGCGCTGGCCATTGCGGCGATACGCGGCAAGCTAAGCCGCGAAACCCTGTTCACTGCCTTTGCCGAAACGCTTCGCACCACGGGGCTGATCTTCCTGATCGTGATCGGCGCATTGATATTTTCCGTCTTCGTGGGGGTTACCGGGCTGTCCGATGCCATCGGGGAGGTGGTGCTGGGATTGGGGGCGGGCACATTCGTGACCCTGCTCCTTATCGGCCTCGTACTTCTGCTGCTCGGCACCGTTCTCGACGGGCTGGGGCTGATGCTGCTCATGACGCCGATCCTGCTGCCGATTGTCGAAGCAAGCGGGATGACGGCGATCTGGTTCGGAATCTTCCTCGTCAGGGCGATGGAGGTGGGTTTTCTCACTCCGCCGCTCGGCATCAATCTCTATGTCATGCAGGGCGTGGCCAAGGATATTTCCATCGCCAATATCTTTCGCGGCGTGATGCCGTTCCTGGCCAGCGACGTGCTGCATCTCCTCCTGCTGATCCTCTTCCCGGCCATGGTTCTGTGGCTGCCACGACTTCTTGGGAACTGA